The Devosia yakushimensis genome has a segment encoding these proteins:
- a CDS encoding ABC transporter substrate-binding protein: MALVANRRQFLMAGSALAAATGLGALPAFAQDTRLRLIFWGSQARADRTYGVSDLYTGEHPGLAIEGEFLGWADYWPKLATQTAGGNAPDIMQMDYRYIGEYARRGTLAPLDQYVGAALDTSSFDQDQLHNGTIDGKLMGISLGVAAGAAVYNSKALADAGIELDPMGWTYEDLKAKGAAFAQSTGGAVALAPDGSGVELLFENWLRQQGKALYTAEGQPAFTAEDVTAWFALWADLRDAGAIVSPDEQAIDTGKLETSPLVRGKAAMNFTTSNQLVAYQTLVPDALGIAAYPATKPGSTGGHYRNSSQYFAISAGSAAPEQAVEFINFFVNSPAAAALLGVERGVPASSAMRAAITPDLDERSQQAVRYIDDLGAIAGPVPPTPPAAAGEIEVALKTKSQEVAFGAQSPQDAGPAFFDEVVATLGRAA; this comes from the coding sequence ATGGCATTGGTCGCCAACAGACGGCAGTTTCTCATGGCCGGTTCGGCTCTCGCGGCGGCAACCGGTCTGGGCGCCTTGCCCGCCTTTGCCCAGGATACGCGGCTCCGGCTGATCTTCTGGGGCAGCCAGGCCCGCGCCGACCGCACCTATGGGGTCTCCGATCTCTATACCGGCGAGCATCCGGGCCTCGCCATCGAAGGCGAATTCCTGGGCTGGGCCGATTACTGGCCCAAGCTGGCCACCCAGACCGCGGGCGGCAATGCGCCCGACATCATGCAGATGGATTACCGCTATATCGGGGAATATGCCCGCCGCGGCACGCTGGCCCCGCTCGACCAATATGTGGGCGCCGCGCTCGATACGAGTTCCTTCGACCAGGACCAGCTGCACAATGGCACCATTGACGGCAAGCTCATGGGCATCAGCCTGGGCGTTGCCGCCGGTGCTGCCGTCTATAACAGCAAGGCGCTGGCCGATGCCGGGATCGAGCTCGACCCCATGGGCTGGACCTATGAGGATCTGAAGGCCAAAGGCGCCGCTTTCGCCCAAAGCACCGGTGGCGCCGTGGCTCTGGCCCCCGATGGCAGCGGCGTCGAGCTGCTGTTCGAAAACTGGCTGCGCCAGCAGGGCAAGGCCCTCTATACCGCCGAAGGCCAGCCTGCTTTCACCGCCGAGGACGTCACGGCCTGGTTCGCCCTCTGGGCCGACCTACGCGATGCCGGCGCCATTGTCAGCCCCGACGAGCAGGCCATCGATACCGGCAAGCTCGAAACCTCGCCCCTGGTGCGCGGCAAGGCAGCGATGAATTTCACCACCTCCAACCAGCTTGTTGCCTATCAGACCCTGGTACCGGACGCCCTCGGCATTGCCGCCTATCCGGCGACCAAGCCCGGCTCGACCGGCGGCCATTATCGCAATTCCTCGCAATATTTCGCCATCTCGGCCGGCTCCGCCGCGCCCGAACAGGCCGTGGAATTCATCAATTTCTTCGTCAATTCGCCCGCGGCGGCCGCCCTTCTGGGCGTCGAGCGTGGCGTGCCGGCCTCCTCGGCCATGCGCGCCGCCATTACTCCGGACCTTGACGAGCGCAGCCAGCAGGCGGTGCGCTATATCGACGATCTGGGCGCCATTGCCGGTCCCGTGCCGCCCACCCCGCCCGCCGCGGCCGGCGAGATCGAAGTGGCGCTCAAGACCAAGAGCCAGGAAGTGGCCTTCGGCGCCCAGTCGCCGCAAGATGCCGGTCCCGCCTTTTTCGACGAAGTCGTCGCCACTCTCGGCCGGGCAGCCTGA
- a CDS encoding TetR/AcrR family transcriptional regulator, with the protein MDQRLTEPAPAPKRARNSSKTKADILVAGRAEFAERGFEGARVDAIAERAGANKRLLYHYFGNKEDLYRAVLLDAYQEIRRGERALSLDQFGPVDAMDRLVRFTFRHFLANPWFPRLLGTENIENARFLKTLPDIQALHSPLVGQITTIVDRGADSGIFRRDVDPVQLYISIAALGFFYVSNMATLSVIFSRDLSGIDMVQEREAQAVQMVLDYLRTKPA; encoded by the coding sequence ATGGATCAGCGGCTGACAGAGCCGGCGCCCGCCCCCAAGCGGGCGCGCAATTCGAGCAAGACCAAGGCCGATATTCTGGTCGCCGGTCGGGCTGAATTTGCCGAGCGCGGTTTCGAGGGCGCTCGGGTCGATGCCATTGCCGAACGCGCCGGCGCCAACAAGCGCCTGCTCTACCATTATTTCGGCAATAAGGAAGATCTCTACCGGGCGGTGCTGCTTGACGCCTATCAGGAGATCAGGCGCGGCGAGCGTGCGCTGAGCCTGGACCAATTCGGGCCGGTGGACGCCATGGACCGGCTGGTGCGCTTCACCTTCCGGCATTTCCTGGCCAATCCCTGGTTTCCGCGCCTCCTGGGCACGGAAAACATCGAAAATGCCCGCTTCCTCAAGACCCTGCCTGATATCCAGGCGCTCCATTCCCCGCTGGTCGGACAGATCACGACGATCGTTGATCGCGGCGCCGATTCGGGCATTTTCCGGCGCGATGTCGACCCCGTGCAGCTCTACATTTCCATTGCGGCGCTGGGCTTTTTCTACGTCTCCAACATGGCGACGCTCTCGGTGATCTTCTCGCGCGATCTCTCCGGCATCGACATGGTGCAGGAGCGCGAGGCCCAGGCGGTGCAGATGGTGCTGGACTATCTACGGACCAAGCCGGCCTGA
- a CDS encoding ABC transporter substrate-binding protein has protein sequence MTISIDRRKFLMGSSALIAAGAAGVMPAWAQASNLRLTFWGGQARADRTYGVTDLYEAANPGTTIEGEFLAWNDYWPKLATQTAGGNAPDIIQMDYRYIVEYAKRNAIAPLDEFVGGVLKLDNFDQDQLDGGKVDGKLYGISLGANSVATLVNTAAFEEAGIEAPTNAWTYDDLMTIGEAFKSANVRGGMKAISDASYTEPMLDNWLRQRGKALYTAEGKLGFDEADAIEWYTLWSKLREAGVCVTAEEQAVDTGAVETTMLVAGKAAMMPSNSNQLVGYQAIMKDKLGMIGYPRIAAGVGGGHYRKPSMFFSVGGSSANKEAASAFLSFFINDPEAAKLLGVERGIPCIAATRDVVAPTLDEQSQIALNFVSNLGDLLGPLPPSPPASAGEIDASLIRTLGQEVGFGAKTPEQAGPELISGANEILSRA, from the coding sequence ATGACTATTTCTATCGACCGCCGCAAATTTCTGATGGGCAGTTCCGCGCTGATTGCGGCTGGCGCCGCCGGCGTAATGCCGGCCTGGGCCCAGGCGAGCAATCTGCGCCTCACCTTCTGGGGTGGCCAGGCCCGCGCCGACCGCACCTATGGCGTGACCGATCTCTATGAGGCTGCCAATCCCGGCACCACCATCGAGGGCGAATTCCTGGCCTGGAACGATTACTGGCCCAAGCTGGCCACCCAGACCGCCGGCGGCAATGCCCCCGACATCATCCAGATGGATTATCGCTATATCGTCGAATACGCCAAGCGCAACGCCATTGCCCCGCTCGACGAATTTGTCGGCGGCGTCCTCAAGCTGGACAATTTCGATCAGGACCAGCTCGATGGCGGCAAGGTCGATGGCAAGCTCTATGGCATTTCGCTGGGCGCCAATTCGGTAGCGACCCTGGTCAATACCGCCGCCTTCGAGGAAGCCGGTATCGAGGCCCCGACCAATGCCTGGACCTATGACGACCTGATGACCATTGGCGAGGCCTTCAAGAGCGCCAATGTCCGCGGCGGCATGAAGGCGATCTCGGATGCTTCCTATACCGAGCCCATGCTCGACAACTGGCTGCGCCAGCGCGGCAAGGCGCTCTATACCGCCGAAGGCAAGCTCGGGTTCGACGAAGCCGATGCCATCGAATGGTACACGCTCTGGTCCAAGCTGCGCGAGGCTGGTGTCTGCGTCACCGCCGAAGAACAGGCCGTCGATACCGGCGCGGTTGAGACCACCATGCTGGTGGCGGGCAAGGCGGCCATGATGCCGTCCAACTCCAACCAGCTGGTGGGCTACCAGGCCATCATGAAGGACAAGCTGGGCATGATCGGCTATCCGCGCATCGCCGCTGGCGTTGGCGGCGGTCACTACCGCAAGCCCTCCATGTTCTTCTCGGTCGGGGGCAGCTCGGCCAATAAGGAAGCCGCTTCCGCCTTCCTCAGCTTCTTCATCAATGATCCAGAAGCGGCCAAGCTCCTGGGTGTTGAACGCGGCATTCCCTGCATCGCCGCCACCCGCGACGTGGTGGCTCCGACGCTGGACGAACAGAGCCAGATCGCGCTCAATTTCGTGTCCAATCTGGGCGACCTGCTCGGGCCGCTCCCGCCATCCCCGCCCGCTTCGGCCGGCGAAATCGACGCATCCTTGATCCGCACCCTGGGCCAGGAAGTCGGCTTCGGCGCCAAGACGCCCGAACAGGCCGGCCCCGAACTGATCAGCGGTGCCAACGAAATCCTCAGCCGGGCCTGA
- a CDS encoding LysR family transcriptional regulator, which translates to MDKLLNQFLAVAEAGTISGAATALFVTQPTLTFNMRKLEETMGVPLLTRSSRGIELTSYGETLYQNARLMRRLYDNTLKALEHQRGRTEQGLSIGTGYSWWTMFIRDMVVDYSTSFPSARIHVSLGNQLRCMDQLLSGDISLFVAHEIEGLSRSTGARFIPLTRVGQSYFCREGHPLLLAPRSLAEVEAYPAVTSALPETRHQRFFETWSRTTAGGAAFDQGKYAFASNSLAACLDYVARTDAVIKHTEVMDQEFGLRGLQRIDVTEPEQKSTIGIYALNERADEPRLANLIAWLEGAAKAVLPPLQ; encoded by the coding sequence ATGGATAAGCTGCTCAACCAGTTTCTGGCCGTCGCCGAGGCCGGCACGATCAGTGGCGCGGCCACGGCGCTGTTCGTTACCCAGCCGACGCTGACCTTCAACATGCGCAAGCTCGAGGAAACCATGGGCGTGCCGCTGCTGACGCGATCCTCGCGCGGGATCGAGCTCACCAGCTATGGCGAAACGCTGTATCAGAACGCCAGGCTGATGCGCCGGCTATATGACAATACGCTGAAGGCGCTCGAACATCAGCGCGGCCGCACCGAGCAGGGGCTCAGCATCGGCACCGGCTATTCGTGGTGGACCATGTTCATTCGCGACATGGTGGTCGATTATTCCACCAGCTTCCCCAGCGCCCGCATCCATGTGAGCCTGGGCAATCAATTGCGCTGCATGGACCAATTGCTCTCGGGGGACATTTCACTCTTCGTCGCCCATGAGATCGAAGGCCTCAGCCGCAGCACCGGCGCCCGCTTCATTCCGCTGACCCGGGTCGGCCAAAGCTATTTCTGCCGCGAGGGGCATCCGCTGCTGCTGGCGCCGCGCAGCCTTGCCGAGGTCGAGGCCTATCCGGCCGTCACCAGCGCGCTGCCGGAAACCCGCCATCAACGGTTCTTCGAGACCTGGAGCCGCACCACGGCAGGCGGGGCAGCCTTTGATCAGGGCAAATATGCCTTTGCCTCCAATTCACTGGCGGCGTGCCTCGATTATGTCGCCCGCACCGATGCGGTGATCAAGCATACCGAGGTGATGGACCAGGAATTCGGCCTGCGCGGGCTCCAGCGAATTGACGTCACCGAGCCGGAGCAGAAGAGCACGATCGGCATTTATGCGCTCAATGAACGGGCCGACGAGCCGCGGCTGGCCAATCTGATCGCCTGGCTGGAAGGCGCCGCAAAGGCCGTATTGCCGCCCTTGCAATAG
- a CDS encoding sugar phosphate isomerase/epimerase family protein, translating to MTQRAISLNLATTRQVWGFKDAVDGCLKAGITAISPWRDQIAAIGLDEAARIVRDNKLQVTGVCRGGMFPAETAAGRQANIDDNLRAIDEAAALNADCLVLVVGGLPGSSKDLPGARQMVTDGIAAMLPHAKASGVRIAIEPLHPMYAADRACVNTIDQALDICETLGETVGVAIDVYHVWWDPNLARAIARAGRMNRIFAHHICDWLVPTKDMLLDRGMMGDGVIDLPSIRKMIEDAGFFGPQEVEIFSADNWWKRPGDEVLAVIKERVATVC from the coding sequence ATGACCCAGCGTGCTATCTCGTTGAACCTGGCCACCACGCGACAGGTCTGGGGCTTCAAGGACGCGGTCGACGGGTGCCTGAAAGCGGGCATCACCGCCATTTCACCCTGGCGCGACCAGATCGCGGCCATCGGTCTGGATGAAGCCGCCCGCATCGTTCGCGACAACAAATTGCAAGTCACCGGCGTCTGCCGCGGCGGCATGTTCCCGGCCGAAACCGCCGCCGGACGGCAGGCCAATATCGATGACAATCTGCGCGCCATCGACGAAGCCGCCGCCCTCAATGCCGATTGCCTCGTGCTGGTCGTCGGCGGATTACCCGGTTCTTCCAAGGACTTACCGGGTGCCCGGCAAATGGTGACCGATGGCATCGCCGCCATGCTGCCCCATGCCAAGGCCTCGGGCGTCAGAATAGCCATCGAGCCGCTGCACCCCATGTATGCCGCCGACCGCGCCTGCGTGAACACGATCGATCAGGCGCTCGACATCTGCGAAACGCTGGGCGAGACGGTTGGCGTTGCCATCGACGTCTACCATGTCTGGTGGGACCCCAATCTCGCCCGCGCCATCGCCCGGGCGGGGCGGATGAACCGCATTTTCGCCCATCACATCTGCGACTGGCTGGTGCCCACCAAGGACATGCTGCTCGACCGCGGCATGATGGGCGACGGCGTCATCGACCTGCCGTCCATCCGCAAGATGATTGAAGATGCTGGGTTTTTCGGGCCGCAGGAAGTGGAAATCTTCTCCGCCGACAATTGGTGGAAACGCCCCGGCGACGAAGTTCTCGCCGTGATCAAGGAGCGTGTCGCGACGGTCTGCTGA
- a CDS encoding Gfo/Idh/MocA family protein, translated as MAEQRLGLIMHGVTGRMGYNQHLVRSILAIRDQGGIALSNGDRLVVDPIIVGRDADKIERLAKKHNIARWSSDLDAALANPEDTVFFDAGTTLMRAGLIEKALAAGKHVYCEKPTSDSLDIAVNLAKTARASGLKHGVVQDKLFLPGLMKLKMLRDSGFFGDILSVRGEFGYWVFEGDWQPAQRPSWNYRKADGGGIILDMLCHWRYVLDNLFGEVKAVSCLGATHIPSRVDEKGNRYKADTDDAAYATFELEGGVIAQINSSWTTRVRRDDLVTFHVDGTHGSAVAGLHKCWSQHRVNTPKPVWNPDQPQTMNFFADWEEVPDNWPAQNGFKAQWEMFLRHVAEDAPWEYGLEAGAKGVQLAELGLKSWAERRWLDVPKLDF; from the coding sequence ATGGCGGAACAACGGCTTGGGCTGATCATGCATGGCGTGACCGGCCGCATGGGGTACAATCAGCACCTGGTGCGCTCGATTCTGGCCATTCGCGACCAGGGCGGCATTGCCCTTTCCAATGGCGACCGGCTGGTGGTCGACCCGATCATTGTGGGCCGCGACGCCGACAAGATCGAGCGGCTGGCCAAGAAGCACAATATTGCCCGCTGGAGTTCCGATCTCGACGCGGCCTTGGCCAATCCCGAGGACACAGTCTTCTTCGATGCCGGCACGACGCTGATGCGCGCTGGCCTCATCGAAAAGGCACTGGCGGCCGGCAAGCATGTCTATTGCGAAAAGCCGACCTCGGATTCCCTCGACATCGCCGTCAACCTCGCCAAGACCGCCCGCGCTTCGGGCCTCAAGCATGGCGTGGTGCAGGACAAGCTGTTCCTGCCCGGGCTGATGAAGCTCAAAATGCTGCGCGATAGCGGCTTTTTCGGCGACATCCTCTCGGTACGCGGCGAGTTCGGCTATTGGGTTTTCGAAGGCGATTGGCAGCCGGCCCAGCGCCCGAGCTGGAATTACCGCAAGGCCGATGGCGGCGGCATCATCCTCGATATGCTGTGCCACTGGCGCTATGTGCTCGACAATCTCTTCGGCGAGGTCAAGGCGGTCTCCTGCCTCGGCGCCACGCACATTCCGAGCCGCGTCGACGAGAAGGGCAACCGCTACAAGGCCGACACCGATGACGCGGCCTATGCCACGTTCGAACTCGAAGGCGGGGTGATCGCCCAGATCAATTCGAGCTGGACCACCCGCGTCCGCCGCGATGACCTGGTCACCTTCCATGTCGATGGCACCCATGGTTCGGCCGTGGCGGGGCTGCACAAATGCTGGAGCCAGCATCGCGTCAATACGCCCAAGCCGGTGTGGAATCCCGATCAGCCACAGACCATGAATTTCTTTGCCGATTGGGAAGAAGTGCCGGACAATTGGCCGGCCCAGAACGGGTTCAAGGCGCAGTGGGAAATGTTCCTCCGCCACGTCGCCGAAGACGCGCCATGGGAATATGGCCTCGAAGCGGGCGCCAAGGGCGTGCAGCTGGCCGAACTCGGCCTCAAGAGCTGGGCCGAACGCCGCTGGCTCGACGTGCCGAAGCTGGATTTCTAG
- a CDS encoding dihydrodipicolinate synthase family protein, protein MTSINLPNPDRTITPYTLSGEPIPFIRHKATDFPRIAYAAAHVVADPLANNDPWLTPAIDWDTTLKFRHRLWDLGLGVAEAMDTAQRGMGLGWAEAQELIRRAQAEARTRDDSLIAYGAGTDHLAPGPDVTIDTIIKAYEEQIGFVEGEGGRIILMASRALAAAAKSPDDYAKVYGRILSQVKQPVIMHWLGEMFDPALAGYWGKGTHEEAMDVCLDVIAAHADKVDGIKISLLSAEKEIDMRRRLPASVKMYTGDDFNYAELISGDDQGYSHALLGIFDAIAPAASAGLAALGKGNTNEFFDLLEPTVPLSRHIFAAPTRFYKTGVVFLAYLNGLQDHFQMIGGQQSTRSVQHLSELFRLADKARVLSDPDLAVKRMNAVLNVNSVLA, encoded by the coding sequence ATGACCAGCATCAACCTGCCCAATCCCGACCGGACCATCACGCCCTATACTCTCAGCGGCGAACCCATCCCCTTTATCCGCCACAAGGCCACAGACTTTCCGCGCATTGCCTATGCGGCGGCCCATGTGGTGGCCGATCCCCTGGCCAATAACGATCCCTGGCTGACCCCGGCGATCGACTGGGACACGACGCTCAAATTCCGCCATCGCCTGTGGGATCTGGGCCTGGGCGTTGCCGAGGCCATGGATACCGCCCAGCGCGGCATGGGGCTGGGTTGGGCCGAGGCGCAGGAACTGATCCGCCGGGCGCAGGCCGAAGCGCGCACGCGCGATGACAGCCTCATCGCCTATGGCGCGGGCACCGACCATCTGGCACCGGGGCCGGACGTGACCATCGACACCATCATCAAGGCCTATGAAGAACAGATCGGCTTTGTCGAAGGCGAAGGCGGACGGATCATTCTGATGGCCAGCCGGGCACTGGCCGCCGCCGCCAAGTCGCCGGACGATTACGCCAAGGTCTATGGCCGCATTCTGAGCCAGGTCAAGCAACCGGTGATCATGCATTGGCTGGGCGAGATGTTCGATCCGGCCCTGGCCGGCTATTGGGGCAAGGGCACACATGAAGAGGCCATGGATGTGTGCCTCGACGTGATCGCCGCCCATGCCGACAAGGTCGACGGCATCAAGATTTCCCTGCTCTCGGCGGAAAAGGAAATCGACATGCGCCGGCGCCTGCCCGCGTCGGTCAAGATGTATACCGGCGACGATTTCAACTATGCTGAACTGATATCAGGCGATGATCAGGGCTATTCCCATGCCCTGCTCGGCATTTTCGACGCCATCGCCCCGGCGGCCTCGGCGGGGCTGGCCGCATTGGGCAAGGGCAATACCAACGAGTTCTTCGACCTGCTCGAACCCACCGTGCCGCTGAGCCGGCATATCTTTGCCGCCCCCACCCGGTTCTACAAAACCGGGGTGGTGTTCCTCGCCTATCTCAATGGGCTGCAGGATCATTTCCAGATGATCGGCGGACAGCAATCGACCCGCTCCGTCCAGCATCTGAGCGAGCTGTTCCGGCTGGCCGACAAGGCGCGTGTCCTCAGTGACCCCGATCTCGCCGTAAAGCGCATGAATGCGGTGCTCAACGTTAACAGTGTGTTAGCATAA